One Methanolacinia paynteri genomic region harbors:
- a CDS encoding DNA-directed RNA polymerase subunit K produces the protein MTTSYTRYERARIVGARSLQISMGAPLLVKTDKIDPLEIALEEYQKGVIPITVKRR, from the coding sequence ATGACAACATCATACACCCGCTATGAAAGAGCCCGCATCGTCGGGGCACGCTCGTTGCAAATCTCGATGGGCGCACCGTTATTAGTGAAAACAGACAAGATTGATCCTCTTGAAATCGCATTAGAGGAGTACCAAAAGGGCGTAATTCCCATTACAGTGAAAAGAAGATAA
- a CDS encoding 50S ribosomal protein L18e, with translation MKNITKTNPRYTALISSLKEASRSGDAKVWREIARRLEAPSRNYAEVNLSKINRYAREGETVIIPGKVLGSGALTRGVKVAALNFSEGAADKIKAAEGTCMTIEDLVKTNPEGKLVRILR, from the coding sequence ATGAAGAATATTACTAAGACAAATCCGCGTTACACTGCCCTGATCTCATCATTAAAGGAAGCGTCCCGTTCAGGCGATGCGAAGGTCTGGCGCGAGATCGCGAGAAGACTTGAGGCCCCGAGCCGCAACTACGCCGAGGTAAACCTCAGCAAGATCAACAGGTACGCCCGCGAAGGCGAGACCGTGATCATACCCGGCAAGGTTCTCGGAAGCGGAGCACTGACAAGGGGAGTGAAGGTTGCCGCGCTCAATTTCAGCGAAGGTGCAGCAGACAAGATCAAAGCTGCCGAAGGAACCTGTATGACTATTGAGGACCTCGTGAAGACGAATCCCGAGGGAAAACTTGTAAGGATACTGAGGTGA
- the rpsB gene encoding 30S ribosomal protein S2, which yields MNANSDIEIELKESLVPVEDYLAAGVHIGTQQKSQDMMKFIYRVRGDGLYILDIQQTDDRIKTAAEFIAKFDPAKIFVVTSRQYGQYPARKFADAVGGRSKVGRFIPGMLTNQKIPNYVEPDVLIVTDPIGDSQAINEAVQCGVPVVALCDTNNITKYIDLVIPTNNKGRKALSLIYYLLAREVLKIRGVPTSITVEDFEIEL from the coding sequence TTGAATGCAAATAGTGATATTGAGATAGAGCTGAAAGAGTCCTTAGTCCCGGTTGAAGATTACCTTGCTGCCGGTGTACACATCGGAACGCAGCAGAAGAGCCAGGACATGATGAAGTTTATCTACCGCGTCCGCGGTGACGGACTTTACATCCTCGACATTCAGCAGACAGACGACAGGATAAAGACCGCTGCAGAGTTCATTGCAAAATTCGACCCTGCAAAGATATTCGTTGTGACCTCGCGCCAGTACGGACAGTACCCGGCAAGAAAGTTCGCCGATGCAGTCGGCGGAAGGTCGAAGGTAGGCCGCTTCATTCCCGGAATGCTGACCAACCAGAAGATCCCGAACTACGTTGAACCCGACGTTCTTATCGTAACCGACCCGATCGGCGATTCGCAGGCGATCAACGAGGCGGTCCAGTGCGGCGTCCCGGTAGTTGCCCTCTGCGACACCAACAACATTACTAAATATATTGATCTCGTAATCCCTACAAACAATAAGGGGCGCAAAGCTCTGAGCCTGATATACTATCTGCTTGCAAGAGAGGTTCTTAAGATACGCGGTGTCCCAACCTCCATTACAGTAGAAGACTTCGAGATCGAGCTTTAA
- a CDS encoding DNA-directed RNA polymerase subunit N — protein sequence MIPVRCFTCGKVISTEYEEYKKRLEAGEDIREILDDLGLERYCCRRMLLSHKEIIDDLNPYQ from the coding sequence ATGATACCAGTCAGATGTTTTACCTGTGGAAAAGTGATTTCCACCGAGTATGAAGAGTATAAGAAGAGATTGGAAGCTGGTGAGGATATCAGGGAGATTCTGGATGATCTCGGTCTTGAGCGTTACTGCTGCAGGAGAATGCTGCTTTCGCACAAGGAGATCATTGACGATCTCAACCCTTATCAATAA
- a CDS encoding 50S ribosomal protein L13 yields the protein MVTVIDATDLRLGRLASLVAKRCLEGEEIAIVNAEAAVVTGAKARVLADYDVKRKRGSREGGPFFPRRPDHIMKRTIRGMLPYKRQRGVEAFKRVKVYVGVPNEFANSEFEVIDSAHVDSLSTPKYVKIGTISETLGAKF from the coding sequence ATGGTTACAGTAATCGATGCAACAGACCTGCGCCTTGGAAGACTCGCGAGCCTTGTAGCCAAGAGATGCCTCGAGGGAGAGGAGATCGCGATCGTCAATGCGGAAGCTGCCGTAGTTACAGGTGCAAAGGCACGTGTTCTGGCAGACTACGACGTGAAGAGAAAGCGCGGTTCACGCGAAGGCGGACCGTTCTTCCCGAGAAGACCCGACCACATCATGAAGCGCACGATCAGGGGCATGCTCCCTTACAAGAGGCAGCGCGGTGTCGAGGCCTTCAAGAGAGTAAAGGTCTATGTCGGAGTCCCGAACGAGTTTGCCAACTCTGAATTCGAGGTCATCGACTCTGCCCACGTCGACTCCCTGTCGACTCCCAAGTATGTAAAGATCGGAACGATCAGCGAAACGCTGGGAGCAAAATTCTAA
- a CDS encoding 30S ribosomal protein S9, with translation MSKIINTSGKKKTAVARATVKEGKGRIRINSVPLEIYGTELSRLKISEPLLLLPGITDEIDISVEVQGGGYMGQADAIRTAIGRGILNWYNDPKIKDAYLAYDRTLLVNDSRQKEAKKPHGRGARKKFQKSYR, from the coding sequence ATGTCAAAGATTATCAATACAAGCGGAAAGAAGAAGACCGCCGTTGCCAGGGCGACCGTGAAGGAAGGAAAGGGAAGGATCCGCATCAACTCGGTTCCCCTCGAAATCTACGGGACAGAACTTTCAAGGCTGAAGATTTCAGAGCCCCTTCTCCTTCTCCCCGGCATAACCGACGAGATCGACATCAGTGTCGAGGTCCAGGGCGGCGGCTACATGGGACAGGCAGATGCCATCAGAACTGCAATAGGCCGCGGTATCCTTAACTGGTATAACGACCCTAAGATTAAGGACGCATATCTTGCATATGACAGGACTCTTCTTGTCAACGACTCCCGCCAGAAAGAGGCGAAAAAGCCTCACGGACGCGGTGCAAGAAAGAAATTCCAAAAGTCTTATCGTTAG